Below is a genomic region from Methanolobus sediminis.
AATTGCATACTAATTATCCATGAGTCTGCTTATTGTTAAGAACATCACCAGGGAAGGACCCGGGATACTGGAAAAAATACTGAAGGAAAACGACATTGATTTCCATATTGCAGACCTTGATGCAGGAGACAAAGTTCTGGAGCCTGACAATTACTCTGCAGTTATCGTCTGTGGCGGACCTGACAGTGCCAATGACAAAACCCGAAAGATGGAACAAGAACTTGCAATGATAAAAAAGGCAATCGAACTTGAAATTCCTTATCTTGGGATATGTCTTGGAATGCAGACACTTGCTAAATCCCAGGGTGCTGTTGTTCGCAAAAACGACGTAAGGGAAATAGGATTCAGAGATAAGGATGGAGAATATTATTCAGTTAATATTGAAGATAAATGGATAAATGATCCTCTGTTCAAAGATCTTGGAAATCTCGTAAAGATATTCCATCTGCACGGTGAAACTGTGGATCTGAGTGATAATATTGAACTGCTGGCTACTGGAAAATACTGCAAAAACCAGATAATCAAAGTAGGTAGCAATGCTTATGGGATTCAGGGTCATTTTGAGCTTACACCTGAAATGTTTGAAGTCTGGCTGGATAACGACCCTGAACTTATGGAACTTGACAAGACCATGCTTTTAGAGGATTTTGATGAGCTTGCTGAGGAATACAGGAACAATGGTTACACATTTTTCAGCAATTTCCTTAAAATAGCAGGCTTACTCTGACCCTGCAGGAAAATCAAAACTTTTTAGTATCAGTCAGGAAAATAGCAAAGCATGAGAATTCCCCAGAGGCTGGAAACCGGTCGTCTCGTCATTCGAAGATACACGGAAGATGATCTGGAAGAGTTACATCAATTCCTGAATAATAAGGATGTTATCGGTTTAACCGACATGCCATCGAATACGAGTCAGGAAGAAACAGAAGCTTTTCTCCAAATGCTCCTAAAGTCATATTATAGCGAGGAACCAGTAGCTGCAATGGCGATCTGCCTGAAGGAAAACGGAAAGGTGATCGGTTCCTGTGGATTTGCTGCAGTAGAATTCTCAAAGAACACACAGATATATTATGCACTTAAACCGGATTTCAGGAACAATGGATATGCTACCGAAGCCATGGAAAAATTGATTGAATACATGATACTTGTTTTTGATATTGACAGGATCTGCATTTATTGTCCTCCTGATAATATTGCATCCATGAACCTTGCAAAAAGAATCGGCATGGAACAGCATGGCACTATTCACGTAAAAAACATGGATTTCAAATATTTTTTACTGACACGGGAAATGTACCTTAACAGTAATTAGTGATACAAATCCTTTTTATTCCAGACGCTACACTATTGATGTGCAAGCATGCACAATACATAGGCGCTGCATATCAAAAACATTTTTATGCAATAAAAAAGCACCACGTAGTATATGTGGTTGGATATATTATTAAAGACTATATTAATTGTTGTTTTGATAACTACACCCATAGTTACAGCAGAATACAACTATGAAGAAGTAAGAACGATAATCTACGAAGCCGGGGTAGAGGTAAAACCCGGTTTAACTGAAGATCTTGTATGGTATGTCGGAGATGAGGAGCATTCCGGAGTAGTGGGATTCTGGGAAAATGGTCGTCTGACAGCTGAAATGAAGACTCTGGATTACTGGGACACGGATGATCCGATGATCATGATGACAGGGGAAACGACAGATCAGTTTGGTTTCACTATCAGTTATGCTTCATTCACAGCTCCAACTCCCGGAGGAGATCAGGTTTATGTAGACATTACGGGTTATGACATTCCTTTGTCTGAAATTGAGCCGGTAGCCGATTCTATTTTACTCAGACTTATAGAGGAATCAGCAGCAAGTGGAGCAATTTCAGTATCTGTGAATACAATATACATTGAATCAGAAATCTATGGTGAAGTCGTTGAAGCTATAAAAGATATCAGGCCCGGTTTCAATGATGACGGATACTGGTATGTTGGTGATGATGAACATGCAGGTGTAGTCGCCTATTCAGAACTGGTCCTGGGACCTGAAATGAAAAATCCAGATTACTGGAATATCAATGAACGAATGATGATGTCTGAAAATCCAGACATGATAATAAGTAGTGATATTACGTTTGATGCCCCGACACCCTATGGAACCAGAGTTTATGTCACTGTTGATGGCTATAATGTTCCACTCTCGGAGATACAGCCAGTAGCAGAGGTCATCTATAATACGCTTGTAGAGCGATCCTTTGAAAGTGGTGCTATTGGTGACGGAGTAGCAGGAGATACAGTCACACAGGATGCTTCCATAGGAACTTCAATTGGAGCTATAGAAAGCGATTCCCTGCAGGACACTATCCCTGATGATATTCCGACGGTTACAGATAATGGGGTCGAATCTGATGAAGATTCTACAGATGATGATAATCTCGAAGACAAGCTTGCTGAGATAGATGAACTGTTTTCATTATATGATGAACTGTTAGAAAAAGGACTTCTCGAATATGAAAAGGAAATGGATGTCGATTACATTGGAAAACAGGACATCGAAGATCTTCAGAACATCCAGATGAATTATATTCTTCCTGAGGAATTCGTAGAATCAATACAGGAACAGGCTATAATCATCGACATGCTTAGGTCTGAAAGCTCCGAAGACATAGACAAACTTGATGAAATAGATACAGACGAAGAGCAAGATATCGAGACTAATAGAGCTATTATCAAAGATGTTTTTGGAAATGATTTTAACTTTGATGCCGGAAGCTCTGTAAGTGTTGGAAGCGGACCGGAGTATGAAGGCAAGGAAAAGGTTGCTGAAAAACTCAGCGAGAACCTATACCTTGATGCACTGGACAATACCAGAAAGGAAAGCATGGAGAAGTTGAAGACCGGACACGAAGCAGCATCTTTCTTTTTGGATAGTTATGGAGACTCAAAAATAGCAAAGAACTTTGAGAAAATAGACAAGATCAACAGTTTCAAAGAAGAGATAGACAAGTACTATGGTGCCTACAAGGACACAAAGAAGCTAAGTGAAATGAAAGGAGCTTCAGGCACATCTGCAAAAGCTCTGTATGCCCTTGCAAAAAGCGGCCAGGAGGTAGCAGATAAAATACCTGTGGTTGGTGACCTGATCAAAACAGAATTAGAAGCTGTTGAAAAGATAGTAATGGTTATTCCTGAACTTGATGATGCTATAAACAGCGGTGCAAGACAGGGAGTTATAACAAATGGTCCGATCGGAACTTCCACACCTAATGCATTCCTGAGTTCTTACGGAAAAGTAACACAGACAGATGATGGACCATCTTATTCTTTGCCTTATACCGATGAGAACGGAGAAGAGCATGAGATAAGTCCGGACCAATGGGTGAAGGTCACAACAAAGACCGGAACTTATTACATACCAACAGATGAATGGGAGAATCCTATTGGCGATATTGCCCTGAAAGACTCTGGCAGCAGCTGGAAACCATGGAAATGGGATAACTGTCAGATTGTCAAGCGTAGCAATCCCGGAATAACCTACAATAACGGGGAGGAATACGACCTATGAAGAAAAGAACAATTGCAATTATAGGAATAGTATTGTTGTTCCTCCTGTTCTCAGGCGGGGACGATGACAGTTCGTCTAGTGCTGAATGGGATTCAATGGTATCAGACAGTTATGATGTTGACAGGGCCGCAAGCATGTCAATTTATGAATCCCTTGCTTTCCAGGGAATTGATTATTCTGTAGTTGAAGTCACTGAAGAGCACGTACTTGTCAAATATGACCAGCCACCAGTAAAATCAGACACAGATGCACTCTTTATCTGGTTCTATATCATGGGAGTTGCAGCTGAGACAGCGCCTGATACTGATGAGGTTATCATCGAGATGTATGATGGAACTGAAGAGCTGTATGAGGTTACTGTGCAGACATCAGACATTCAGGACTATCTGGATTCCTACACAACCCTTGATGAGTTCAAGACAAAGGTGAACGTCAGGGCAGTAATGTAAGCAAAAAATGAAATGATGGATATAAACGGGGTTTTCCATCATTTCTATTACATTTTATTCTTTTCTGCAAATGCAATATTAAAAAAGGAAACTGATAAACTAATGCCTTAATGAAAACATCGAAACCTGTAGATTGTCAGTCTTACTGCTAAGTATGTAATTAAAATAATAAAATATAAATATATATATTAACTAATGTATTTCTCATAGTTTAAGGTGTGAGAATGATGAGGGTACAACAAGCTTGCAGATATGACTCTAAAAAGCCACTATTTTTTTTCATAATCGTTTCAACAATACTTCTAAGCATCCTTACTTTTCCTGTATCTGCATCCTCAGTTGTAAGTATAGAGCAGACAACACAGGAAGTACAGGCTGGTGAGAATTTTGAGATAGAAATCATTATAACACCTTCCACCGCAGTTGCAGGTGCGCAGCTTGACCTGATTTTTGACAGTAGTATGGTAACAGTAAATAATGTTGAGGAAGGAGACTTCTTTGACAGGAATAATGCGATGTCTATTTTCATCCCGGGTACCGTTGATAACCAGCAGGGAATTGCCAGCGGACTATTTGCAGTCACTTTGGGACAGACTGTGGTAGAATCTTCCGGAACCTTCGCACATATTACGTTAACAGCAGGTAACCAGTCAGGAGAAAGCACCATCATTCTCTCAAATGTAATATTAAGTGATGCAAACGGGAATGCGATTCCCACTAGCATTGAAAATGCACAGGTCACTATTACAGGAAATTCAATAACAGGTTCCACAGAAGAAGCATCAGCAAGTTCATCTGGCGGAGGAGGCGGTGGCGGTGGAGACACTGGAGAGAACACTGAAAACATCGAACTCAAGGAAGTCAACAAATTATACATCATAGGAAACACTGCTGTTACTTACACTTTTGATGAAAACAATAATCCGGTAAAAGCCATCAGTTATACTTCACTAAAAAGTGCTGGCTTTATCAGCAGTACAATTGAAGTCCTGAAAGATGTTTCTACAATGGTCCCTCAAAAACCTGATGGACTTATTTACAGAAATATGAATATCTGGATCGGAAACGCAGGATACGCAACTGAAAACAATATGGAAGATATGAAAATATCCTTTGCGGTGCCTAAAAGCTGGATTCAGGTCAATGGTGTTAAAACTACGGACATCCGCTTAAACCGCTACCATGATGAAAACTGGCAGGTGCTTGATACCAAAATTAACGGGGAGGATAATGATTTTTATTTTTTTGAAGCAAAAACTCCTGGGTTTTCTCCTTTTGCAATTACAGCAAATGTAACAAGCAAAAATGTAACAGAAAACGAACAGGTCAATGCAGCTTCATCTTACGATGACAACGACCCTGACGGGCAAATTGAAGAGGTTGATGTAGAAGAAGTTTCAGATTCCACATCTACTTACATTAAAGAGAAAGCAAGTTCTGCAAAACTATCGCAAAATAGTATTTTATTAAGTTTTGTTTCAATATCATTTGTAGTTCTTCTTAGACATAGAGAAAAATTGTAATCTCAAAACACTCCTGAAAAAGAATAAATCCTCTCCGCACCATCTATAAGATAGAGAGGTTAGAGAATGATAGGGATAATGTCAGACTCACATGACAACATGGATGCTATAAGGGCTGCTGTGGAATTATTCAATAAGAAGAAAGTAAAAACTGTTCTTCATGCCGGTGACATAATTTCACCTTTTACGGCATCTGCTTTCAGCAAACTGGATGCCCAGCTGTTTTTTGTTTTCGGGAACAATGACGGTGACAGGTTACTCTTAAAACAGAAATTCGATGAAATCGGTGCTGAGTGCTGTGGTGACTTTGGCGATCTGGAAATAGACGGGAAAAGAATTGCACTTATCCATGGAATATACGAACCACCGGTTGATGCCATGGCAGAATCAGGAGACTTTGACATAGTTGTCAGAGGGCATACGCATCACGCAGGTGTGACAAAAATTAACGAAACACTGCTTATAAATCCGGGCGAAACAGCCGGAGTACTCACCGGAAAAAGGACAGTTGCACTCCTTGACCCTGAACTTGGAGTGGAAATAGTAGAGATCTGATAAAGGGATGCTTTAAAGCATCTCCTTCACCTTTGACAGGACTTCCTCTACCTGTGCAGGGTCAAGGTCAAGTTCCTTGTTCTTTTTGATATCCATTTCAGTGAGCAGTATGTGTTTTCCTATTGGAATGCCTGCTTCATCCATGGTTGCCTTTGCACAATTGAGAGGACACCCATCGATAACAATAATAGATTCGCAACCTTCTGCAGATTTAACCAGACCGGAAACCTTGCCACCGACACCTACGGTGCACATCATGTTACCGACACCCTCCTTGTGTAATTCAACTGCAATAGCATTGCTTAACTGACCAACATTGGATGCACCTGCGCATGGGAAGATTCCTATAATGGAAGCACCACATGAGCATTTTGCCTTCTCAGACATAGGTATTACTGTGTTATCCATTCAATAACCTCGTCTACCTTTGGTACTCTGCCAACTATCTTCACATCGCCATCAACAACAACAGCAGGAGTTATGAGAACGCCGTATGCAATTATGTCATCCATGTTCTCGACCTTTACTATCTCAGCATCAACACCTGCCTTGGCAACTGCTTCTTCAACGAACCTCTTTGTCTTGTCGCATTTAGCGCAACCTGTACCCAATATTTCTATTTTCATATTATTCATCTCTTTAACTCAAATCAACTCAAGGGAACACTTTTATAGCGTCAAAATCACAGGCATGAACACAAGTCATGCAATATTTACATGACTTCATCCCTGCCGGGAAACATATTCCATCCTTTAGCTCAAGGATACCGTTCTGGCACGCATCAACACATGATCCGCAGCCTGTACATTTTTTCTCATAAACTGCAACAAATACCATCTGAATACTTCCTGTTATGTAATGATAACTGTAAAGAGAATGTCAGTACCCTCTCTTTAATATAGTTATCAGTTCCTCAGGGTGAGGCATAGATTCTTTAATATTGCGGCATGTTTTTTCAATATCATAATCAAGTCGGATAATTTCAGCTTCACCTGATGCAGTGTCAAACACTGCACAACTGACTTTAGAGTCTCCATCCCTTGGCTGCCCTACTGAACCAGGATTTACTATCAACATATCCCTGAACTTTCTGACAAACGGCTGATGTGAATGACCAATAAAAAGAACGTCGGTATCAATTCCACAGATCATTTCTTTAATTTCGTCATCGGGAGTTTCCGGTCTCATGTACTCATAATTTGACCTTGGGCTTCCATGTGTGAAATAAAGTTTTAAGCCATTAATCTCCTTCTGGATGCTGAATGGGAGATGACGTAAAAAATCCATCTGCCTTTCAGATGTCACTTCCCATGTGTAATCACGGGTTGCAACTGAAAGATGCTTGTACTTGTATCCGCAGCCACATTCTATACGTGAACCTACGGCAGCATCGTGATTTCCAAGAACGGTTTCGATATTATTCTCCATGATAAAATCAATACACTCGGATGGAGAGGGACCGTAATCTGCAAGGTCACCAAGGCAAACTACCAGATCATGAGGAACAGACATTACGGCATCAAGAGCTTCCTTATTTCCGTGAATGTCTGATATAAGTAACATTTTCATCTTAGCACCAATCTTTTAGTTATAGTAATTGGGAATTATGTGTTAAAAAATATACATTCCAAACACGTATCCTGCTATTGCCGCTACTACAACTACCAGAGATATATAGGTCATTCCTTTCTGGAAACCCATAATCCTGTTTATTACTATCATATTCGGAAGACTCAGTGCCGGGCCTGCAAGCAGCATTGACAGAGCAGGACCTTTTCCCATTCCAAGAATAGTAAGTGCACTTATGATAGGAACTTCTGTCAGTGTGGAGAAATACATAAGAGCTGCAGCAACTGAGGCAATTATGTAGGAACTTACGGTGCTGCCACCTACGTATTTCACAACATATTCTGCCGGGAGAAGCTCTACAATGATACCCGCAAAGAACACACCGATAAGCAGGAGCGGAGTTATCTGCTTTACAAGGAACCAGGTTTCTCCCATCCAGCTTTCGAGTTCATCCCTGTCAAACCATTTCAGAGATACATATACTGTAATAAGTATCAATGGGATTTCCACAAAGAGCATTGGATTCCATGTTGGCAGGATTTCCGGTGTTACAAGGATTGCAAGCAGCAAAAGGAAAAGCCAGACTGTATGAGCATGCTTTTCGTCACCGAATGTCTTGATGCCTTTTTTCTCGACATCCTTTCTTTCGTATAGGAAAGACATTACAAGACCGATGAAAACTGAAAGCAGAATTGCAATGACAGCTCTTGCAACACCAAGGTCGTATCCGAGTATCTTTGCAGTATAGACAATTGCCAGTACATTGATGGCAGGAGCTGAGAACAGGAACGTGGTGGCCGGCCCAATTCCGGCGCCTCTCTTATATATACCTGCAAAAAGTGGCAGGACCGTGCAACTACACACGGCAAGAAGACAACCGGAAATGGCGGCAACCGAATAGGAAACATATTTTGGTGCGTCGGCCCCGAAGAATTTCAGGACAGACTCTTTCGAGAAGAGTGAAGCTATCGCACCTGCCAGGAAAAAGGCAGGGATCAGACAAAGAAGTACGTGCAGTGCCAGATACTCCTTGACCGATGCAATACCAATATAAGCGAGATCTATGATGTAAGAGGTCATTGTTTCAAAATATGTTGAAATGCTATTTATAGATTATGGTTTCAAATGTTTTTGAAATACAGTGCTGCAAAAAATTGCCATTCTAATCAGTAAACCATTAAAGGTATATGCAAAAAATACAATTGTGCACTATGTCACTGAAAGCCATTGGAAAAGTATCTAATTTTGCAGATGAAAAAACAATGCAGTTACTTGCTCTCTGGAAAGAGAGTGTCAGTATTGTTGAGCTTGATGAAACAGATGCAGAAACTATGGTTTATGAAGACTATACTCACTACATAGTTGTCCATGACCCTCTAGGCATGAAATTCCCGGAAAAGAGAGATGAATGGAACAAGAGATTCTGTAAGACGGCAGGTGTATCCGTTGTCGAGCTTATAAAGGTCAATGGAAAACAGATCTATTTCAAAGGTCTTTTTGCTATGGATCATGCTTCTGTTTATGGAATTGTTCCTTACACATCATTTGATAATCCGGATGCTGATTTCCCACCAGCAGAAATGGAGATACTGAAGAAGCAGACAATGGAAGTTGCAATGCCACAGGCCAACGGTAAAACTATACTTGATGTTGGATGTGGTGTCGGAAGCCTTACATTACAGATGGCAAGGATGAATCCGAAGTCACAGGTCATGGGAATAGACCTTCTTGATAAGACAATGGAACAATGCCGCCTGAACGCTATCGCATATGATATTAAAAATGCGGAGTTCGAGGCTGAAAGTGTTTATGAGCTTCCTTTTGATGATGAAAGCTATGAGACTGTTACATGCTTCTTTATGCTGCACCACCTTGATGATATTCCAAAAGCCCTCTCTGAAGTAAAGAGAGTTGTTTCAAAGAACGGTATCGTACTGGCAGTTGAACCACTGGAGCACCACCATGGAACTGAAAGAGGTATTCAGGACTGGGTAAACCACTTTGAGAAGGCAGGTTTTTTAGTTGAGACACAGCAGATAAGCAGAGCCGTTTTTATAAAGGCAAAAGTCAACTGTTGATTTTAATCAAATTGCATTTGCAATTTTAATCAAATAAATATTGTTGACCACAAAAAAGGACGTGGATAGTGCTTGGAAAAAGTGGTCAACAATGATTGAAGTAGGATTTATCTGAATTGATTTTTGGGGAAGGGATGGTACTTCATTGGTTGTGCCATAAAGTTCCTGCTTCAACTAATTACTGGTGAGAGTGCATAGTATTTAAATAGGGTCCATTCTTATTAAAGACATCATGTCTACTGCTACTGAAATGAACTTGAAACAACTTATACAGGGTTTATTTCAGAGAGATTATTGTGCAGAGATGGACTTGTTAATAAGCTCTTTTTAGGAAAGATATCCATCAATCCAAATTATTTTACCATCAATCATAAGGAGGAGCGGGCGATTGTCACCCGCAGAAAAAAGATGTGCAATGTCCTCTTTTTAGAGGAAGTGCCTGACATGTTTTTGTCATTGCACCGTTTTAGTCTAGTGTTACAAACAGTACTTGTTTTTAACACTAAATCTAGTGTGATTCGTTTTTATTTAAAATTTGTGCCAGACTTTAATCTAATTGATAAAATTTAAATGTCTCAATTATGTCGAAAAGTTAAAGTACGTTTCATGTTAACAGTTGGCATTATCACTAATGGAGTTGCTAATTATGTTGGGAATAACAGACCCACAAATATGGATTGCATATATTTTATGTTTTGTAAGTGCTATCGGATGTATCATCTATGGTATTTTACATTGGAACGACGATGAAGAGGATGATAACTGATGGCAGTTAGCACTCCTGTTCTTGGACTGGCCGTACTAGCCTACATGATGGTGGTTTTCTACCTTGGCTGGGTCGGTTACAAACAGACAAAAGACAATGATGACTACATGCTTGCAGGAAGGAAAGTGAATCCTTTTGTGCTTGCATTCTCCTATGGTGCTGCATTTATCAGTACTTCAGCCATTATAGGATTCGGAGGTTATGCCGGAGCATTCGGTCTTGGAATACTGTGGCTGGTTTTCATGAATATCTTCGTGGGAATCTTTATCGCCTTTGTGATATTCGGGTCAAGGACCAGACGTATGGGCGTAAACCTCAAAGCAGTTACTTTCCCGGAGCTTATAGGAAGAAGATTCCAGTCAAGGTTCATTCAGGGATTTTCAGGTGCACTCATCACTATATTCATGCCACTTTATGCAGGAAGTGTACTGATAGGTGGTGCACGTTTCATGGAAACTGCTCTGAATATCGATTATAATATCGCGATTCTCATTCTTGCCATAATAGTTGCAGCCTACGTAATTACAGGCGGACTCATTGCTGTTATGTACACTGACGCCCTACAGGGTGTACTTATGTTCGTAGGAATGGCAATTTTGCTTGTAATCACCTACTCTAAACTTGGCGGAGTTACTGAAGCTCACCAGGCACTCACAAATATGGCATACCTTGTGCCGGATAATCTTGCAGCCGTCGGTCACACCGGATGGACCACTATGCCGGCATTTGGTTCACCGACATGGTGGACACTTGTTTCAACCATCATTCTTGGTGTCGGTGTCGGTGTACTTGCACAGCCCCAGCTTGCTGTGAGATTCATGACAGTAAAGAACACACGCTCCCTGAAAAGAGCTGTACTTTCAGGCGGTCCTTTCATCTTCATGATGGCAGGTGTGGCATATATTGTGGGTGCACTGTCAAATGTGTATTTCTACAACACCCAGGGAATGATATCTCTAGAGGTTGCAGGTGGAAATATCGACAAAATCATGCCTGAATACATCAACAGTGCAATGCCCGATTATATTGTTGTTTTCTTCCTGCTTACCCTACTGGCAGCAGCCATGTCAACCCTGAGTTCACAGTTCCATGCAATGGGAACAGCTTTCGGCCATGACTTCTATCGTCAGGGAATTATGAATGGAAAGATAGGA
It encodes:
- a CDS encoding PGF-pre-PGF domain-containing protein produces the protein MMRVQQACRYDSKKPLFFFIIVSTILLSILTFPVSASSVVSIEQTTQEVQAGENFEIEIIITPSTAVAGAQLDLIFDSSMVTVNNVEEGDFFDRNNAMSIFIPGTVDNQQGIASGLFAVTLGQTVVESSGTFAHITLTAGNQSGESTIILSNVILSDANGNAIPTSIENAQVTITGNSITGSTEEASASSSGGGGGGGGDTGENTENIELKEVNKLYIIGNTAVTYTFDENNNPVKAISYTSLKSAGFISSTIEVLKDVSTMVPQKPDGLIYRNMNIWIGNAGYATENNMEDMKISFAVPKSWIQVNGVKTTDIRLNRYHDENWQVLDTKINGEDNDFYFFEAKTPGFSPFAITANVTSKNVTENEQVNAASSYDDNDPDGQIEEVDVEEVSDSTSTYIKEKASSAKLSQNSILLSFVSISFVVLLRHREKL
- a CDS encoding permease, whose protein sequence is MTSYIIDLAYIGIASVKEYLALHVLLCLIPAFFLAGAIASLFSKESVLKFFGADAPKYVSYSVAAISGCLLAVCSCTVLPLFAGIYKRGAGIGPATTFLFSAPAINVLAIVYTAKILGYDLGVARAVIAILLSVFIGLVMSFLYERKDVEKKGIKTFGDEKHAHTVWLFLLLLAILVTPEILPTWNPMLFVEIPLILITVYVSLKWFDRDELESWMGETWFLVKQITPLLLIGVFFAGIIVELLPAEYVVKYVGGSTVSSYIIASVAAALMYFSTLTEVPIISALTILGMGKGPALSMLLAGPALSLPNMIVINRIMGFQKGMTYISLVVVVAAIAGYVFGMYIF
- a CDS encoding metallophosphoesterase family protein, producing the protein MLLISDIHGNKEALDAVMSVPHDLVVCLGDLADYGPSPSECIDFIMENNIETVLGNHDAAVGSRIECGCGYKYKHLSVATRDYTWEVTSERQMDFLRHLPFSIQKEINGLKLYFTHGSPRSNYEYMRPETPDDEIKEMICGIDTDVLFIGHSHQPFVRKFRDMLIVNPGSVGQPRDGDSKVSCAVFDTASGEAEIIRLDYDIEKTCRNIKESMPHPEELITILKRGY
- a CDS encoding symporter small accessory protein; the protein is MLGITDPQIWIAYILCFVSAIGCIIYGILHWNDDEEDDN
- a CDS encoding GNAT family N-acetyltransferase — its product is MRIPQRLETGRLVIRRYTEDDLEELHQFLNNKDVIGLTDMPSNTSQEETEAFLQMLLKSYYSEEPVAAMAICLKENGKVIGSCGFAAVEFSKNTQIYYALKPDFRNNGYATEAMEKLIEYMILVFDIDRICIYCPPDNIASMNLAKRIGMEQHGTIHVKNMDFKYFLLTREMYLNSN
- a CDS encoding class I SAM-dependent methyltransferase — its product is MSLKAIGKVSNFADEKTMQLLALWKESVSIVELDETDAETMVYEDYTHYIVVHDPLGMKFPEKRDEWNKRFCKTAGVSVVELIKVNGKQIYFKGLFAMDHASVYGIVPYTSFDNPDADFPPAEMEILKKQTMEVAMPQANGKTILDVGCGVGSLTLQMARMNPKSQVMGIDLLDKTMEQCRLNAIAYDIKNAEFEAESVYELPFDDESYETVTCFFMLHHLDDIPKALSEVKRVVSKNGIVLAVEPLEHHHGTERGIQDWVNHFEKAGFLVETQQISRAVFIKAKVNC
- a CDS encoding 4Fe-4S binding protein, with amino-acid sequence MVFVAVYEKKCTGCGSCVDACQNGILELKDGICFPAGMKSCKYCMTCVHACDFDAIKVFP
- a CDS encoding type 1 glutamine amidotransferase gives rise to the protein MSLLIVKNITREGPGILEKILKENDIDFHIADLDAGDKVLEPDNYSAVIVCGGPDSANDKTRKMEQELAMIKKAIELEIPYLGICLGMQTLAKSQGAVVRKNDVREIGFRDKDGEYYSVNIEDKWINDPLFKDLGNLVKIFHLHGETVDLSDNIELLATGKYCKNQIIKVGSNAYGIQGHFELTPEMFEVWLDNDPELMELDKTMLLEDFDELAEEYRNNGYTFFSNFLKIAGLL
- a CDS encoding thioredoxin family protein; this translates as MKIEILGTGCAKCDKTKRFVEEAVAKAGVDAEIVKVENMDDIIAYGVLITPAVVVDGDVKIVGRVPKVDEVIEWITQ
- a CDS encoding putative zinc-binding protein gives rise to the protein MDNTVIPMSEKAKCSCGASIIGIFPCAGASNVGQLSNAIAVELHKEGVGNMMCTVGVGGKVSGLVKSAEGCESIIVIDGCPLNCAKATMDEAGIPIGKHILLTEMDIKKNKELDLDPAQVEEVLSKVKEML
- a CDS encoding sodium:solute symporter family protein: MAVSTPVLGLAVLAYMMVVFYLGWVGYKQTKDNDDYMLAGRKVNPFVLAFSYGAAFISTSAIIGFGGYAGAFGLGILWLVFMNIFVGIFIAFVIFGSRTRRMGVNLKAVTFPELIGRRFQSRFIQGFSGALITIFMPLYAGSVLIGGARFMETALNIDYNIAILILAIIVAAYVITGGLIAVMYTDALQGVLMFVGMAILLVITYSKLGGVTEAHQALTNMAYLVPDNLAAVGHTGWTTMPAFGSPTWWTLVSTIILGVGVGVLAQPQLAVRFMTVKNTRSLKRAVLSGGPFIFMMAGVAYIVGALSNVYFYNTQGMISLEVAGGNIDKIMPEYINSAMPDYIVVFFLLTLLAAAMSTLSSQFHAMGTAFGHDFYRQGIMNGKIGKTITVTRVGIAVTIFISVVLAYILPPGIIARATAIFFGLCAAAFLPMYSGAIFWKRMNRQGATASLLIGTFSSLFWLTFVHAKEATALGICQALFGQATLLTGTWTLVDPILVATPLSFLVAIIVSLMTEPMASEHVKNCFKK
- a CDS encoding metallophosphoesterase, with protein sequence MIGIMSDSHDNMDAIRAAVELFNKKKVKTVLHAGDIISPFTASAFSKLDAQLFFVFGNNDGDRLLLKQKFDEIGAECCGDFGDLEIDGKRIALIHGIYEPPVDAMAESGDFDIVVRGHTHHAGVTKINETLLINPGETAGVLTGKRTVALLDPELGVEIVEI